A genome region from Neptunomonas japonica JAMM 1380 includes the following:
- a CDS encoding SufS family cysteine desulfurase translates to MFDPSKIRRDFPILSSRINGQPLIYLDNAATTQKPRAVIDNLSRFYKSANSNVHRGSHTLSNRATSEFEAAREQVASVINAPYTEEVIWTRGATEAANLIAQSYADSILLPDDTILLSVMEHHANIVPWQQVAQKRHAHVAVIPLTPAGELDLAKYQQLLIKHRPKIVTVTHVSNALGVINPVEKITEMAKSVGATVVIDGAQAIAHELVDVQSIGCDFYFFSGHKCYGPTGIGALWGKKALLEQMPPWQCGGEMIEKVSFAGTTFNRIPFKFEAGTPPIADAIALAEALKYLTNLDRNAVAAHEKNLREHAIQHCQHIDGITLLATEPDNVGILSFMVEGVHNQDLATLLDQSGVAVRSGHHCTMPLMEYLGCSGTVRASFALYNSQAEVIRFAEVLQDCITQLRDKTATDIAKPSENSLLSYCETENHQLLVEKLNSATGWQARFDLLLSTGKKLPILPSHYKTDEHRIAGCESNVWLIAQQQADLSWQFAIDSDAKLMRGIIYLIMSAVQHQTSQSIQALQSEKLLQSCKLTSYLSPSRTNGVQAIINQIKHLAQ, encoded by the coding sequence ATGTTTGATCCTTCAAAAATCAGGCGCGATTTTCCTATATTATCAAGCAGAATCAATGGGCAACCATTGATTTACCTTGATAATGCAGCGACAACCCAAAAGCCACGCGCTGTTATTGATAACCTATCACGCTTTTATAAGTCCGCTAACAGTAATGTCCACAGAGGCTCACATACACTTTCAAACAGAGCAACAAGCGAATTTGAAGCCGCTCGTGAGCAAGTAGCAAGCGTAATTAACGCACCTTACACAGAAGAGGTTATTTGGACACGCGGGGCGACCGAAGCTGCCAATTTAATTGCACAATCCTACGCTGATTCAATATTGCTTCCTGACGATACTATTTTACTCTCTGTCATGGAGCACCACGCCAATATTGTGCCTTGGCAACAAGTCGCTCAAAAGAGGCATGCGCATGTTGCGGTGATACCTTTAACACCAGCAGGCGAACTAGATCTAGCAAAGTACCAACAACTACTGATTAAACATCGTCCTAAAATTGTTACTGTCACTCATGTATCTAATGCTCTAGGTGTTATAAACCCGGTAGAAAAAATCACAGAAATGGCCAAATCAGTCGGCGCGACTGTCGTTATAGATGGCGCACAAGCGATTGCACATGAGCTAGTTGATGTTCAAAGCATTGGGTGCGACTTCTACTTCTTTTCAGGGCATAAATGCTATGGCCCAACAGGTATTGGAGCACTTTGGGGGAAAAAAGCATTACTTGAACAGATGCCTCCTTGGCAATGCGGCGGCGAGATGATTGAGAAAGTCAGCTTTGCTGGTACTACTTTCAACCGCATCCCCTTTAAATTTGAAGCCGGCACTCCTCCCATTGCTGACGCAATAGCACTGGCAGAAGCGTTAAAATACCTAACTAACCTAGACCGCAACGCGGTGGCTGCGCATGAAAAAAATCTCAGAGAGCATGCTATCCAGCACTGCCAACACATTGATGGCATAACACTACTGGCAACAGAGCCTGATAATGTCGGTATTTTATCATTCATGGTTGAAGGTGTGCATAATCAGGACTTAGCAACGTTACTAGACCAGTCTGGAGTTGCTGTTCGAAGTGGACACCACTGCACTATGCCCCTTATGGAATATTTAGGCTGTAGCGGCACAGTGCGCGCCTCATTTGCTTTATATAACAGCCAAGCAGAAGTAATTCGTTTTGCCGAAGTGCTGCAAGACTGTATTACACAACTGAGAGATAAAACTGCAACCGATATCGCTAAACCCTCAGAAAATAGCCTTCTGTCTTATTGTGAAACAGAGAATCATCAACTTCTCGTTGAAAAACTAAACTCCGCAACGGGCTGGCAAGCTCGCTTTGATTTACTTCTGAGCACAGGGAAAAAGCTACCTATACTCCCTAGCCATTACAAAACTGATGAGCACCGCATCGCAGGCTGTGAATCGAATGTATGGCTTATTGCACAACAGCAAGCAGACCTGTCTTGGCAGTTTGCGATCGATTCAGATGCAAAATTAATGCGTGGTATTATTTATCTAATTATGTCTGCCGTTCAACACCAAACAAGCCAATCCATTCAAGCCCTGCAATCCGAAAAACTATTACAGTCATGCAAGTTAACTAGCTACTTAAGCCCTTCACGAACCAATGGCGTGCAAGCAATCATTAACCAGATAAAACATCTAGCCCAATAA
- the arsC gene encoding arsenate reductase (glutaredoxin) (This arsenate reductase requires both glutathione and glutaredoxin to convert arsenate to arsenite, after which the efflux transporter formed by ArsA and ArsB can extrude the arsenite from the cell, providing resistance.), whose translation MSQVTIYHNPRCSKSRQTLELIKEQGIDPDIREYLKEAPSAAELNQVLISLGISARELLRKNEQEYKDNNLSNPELSDAQIIEVMVANPKLIERPIVFKNGQARIGRPPESVLEIL comes from the coding sequence ATGAGCCAAGTGACAATCTACCATAATCCTCGCTGTTCAAAATCACGCCAGACACTAGAGCTGATTAAAGAGCAAGGGATCGATCCAGATATCCGCGAATACCTGAAAGAAGCCCCTTCTGCGGCAGAGCTGAATCAAGTTCTCATCTCGCTTGGCATAAGTGCACGTGAATTATTACGTAAAAACGAGCAAGAATATAAAGATAACAACCTTAGTAACCCAGAACTTAGTGATGCACAGATCATTGAAGTGATGGTCGCTAATCCAAAACTGATTGAACGCCCTATTGTATTCAAAAACGGCCAAGCACGCATCGGACGCCCGCCAGAGTCTGTGCTGGAGATATTATAA
- the wrbA gene encoding NAD(P)H:quinone oxidoreductase: MASPYILVLYYSTHGATRQMAQHIARGVERAGMEARLRTVPGVSAVSEAIAPTIPEEGALYCTEEDLSQCAGLALGSPTRFGNMASALKYFVDSTSGIWMSGALIGKPASVFSSTSSLHGGQETTLVSMMFPLLHHGMVITGIPYSQTELLTTQSGGTPYGATHLAGRDNKRALDQDEISLCQAQGKHLATLAKKLSVNIDS; encoded by the coding sequence GTGGCATCTCCTTATATTCTTGTGCTCTATTACAGCACCCATGGTGCAACACGACAGATGGCTCAACACATTGCGCGTGGTGTTGAAAGAGCGGGAATGGAAGCTCGCTTACGCACCGTGCCAGGCGTTTCGGCCGTGAGCGAAGCTATTGCACCGACCATTCCAGAAGAAGGTGCCCTGTATTGCACAGAAGAAGATTTAAGCCAATGTGCAGGATTAGCATTAGGTAGCCCAACTCGCTTTGGTAATATGGCGAGTGCATTAAAGTACTTTGTGGATTCTACCAGCGGTATTTGGATGTCAGGTGCGCTAATAGGCAAGCCGGCATCTGTTTTTAGTTCGACCTCCAGCCTACACGGGGGACAAGAAACAACGCTTGTGAGTATGATGTTCCCTTTGCTGCACCACGGGATGGTTATTACTGGCATCCCATATAGCCAGACAGAATTGCTAACAACACAGTCCGGCGGAACACCCTATGGTGCAACACATTTGGCTGGGCGTGACAATAAACGGGCTCTCGACCAAGACGAGATATCACTTTGCCAAGCGCAAGGTAAGCACCTCGCAACATTGGCAAAAAAACTTTCTGTCAATATAGACTCATAA
- a CDS encoding DUF2069 domain-containing protein, which yields MENLRKKARITRVITIASYVGLMLLFTLWYMVIHPLETGKPWVIWAVHVLPLAGFIPAIISGNPRSHAWLCFVLLIYFIEAVLATTMSLETRSFGIAYTLLVSTLFTAAMMYIRWQSRYTRSSRESEPAPK from the coding sequence ATGGAAAACCTACGTAAAAAAGCACGCATCACACGCGTCATCACCATCGCCAGCTATGTGGGATTAATGCTGTTATTCACCCTCTGGTATATGGTGATTCATCCTTTAGAAACGGGAAAACCTTGGGTCATATGGGCGGTTCATGTATTGCCATTAGCCGGTTTTATCCCTGCTATCATATCGGGAAACCCGCGCAGCCATGCATGGCTTTGCTTTGTACTGCTGATCTATTTTATTGAAGCCGTTTTAGCAACAACAATGAGTCTAGAAACTCGTAGTTTTGGCATTGCCTATACGCTACTGGTTAGTACATTGTTTACTGCAGCCATGATGTATATTCGTTGGCAGAGCCGATACACTCGCTCATCTCGCGAGTCTGAGCCAGCACCTAAATAG
- a CDS encoding proline--tRNA ligase, protein MRASKFLIATLKETPSDAEVISHQLMLRAGMVRREASGLYSWLPMGLRTLRKVERIVREEMDNAGAMEILMPAVQPAELWEESGRWEQYGPELLRLNDRHGRSFCVGPTHEEVITDIVRNEIRSYKQLPANFYQIQTKFRDEIRPRFGVMRSREFIMKDAYSFHSSRESLEATYEVMYQAYTNIFTRLGLDFRPVIADNGSIGGNGSHEFHVLASSGEDDIAFSDSSDYAANVEMAEALALGERAAPTAEMTLFDTPNAKTINELVEQFNLPIEKTVKTLVVVASEECEAGFVALLVRGDHDLNEIKAEKQPDVAAPLCFATEEEILKVMGAGPGSLGPLNLTIPCIIDSSVANMANFAAGANIEDKHYANINWERDLPTPTIADLRNVQEGDPSPCGQGTLQIKRGIEVGHIFQLGTKYSEAMSATVLNENGKATVLEMGCYGVGVTRVVAAAIEQNHDDNGIIWPASLAPFQIALVPLNYDKSEKVRNVADEIYTALQATGIEVLLDDRKERPGVKFADMELMGLPHRLVISERGIEAGAYEYKGRRDSEKQDVSAEGIVEFLMQKITG, encoded by the coding sequence ATGCGCGCAAGCAAATTTCTTATCGCAACGCTCAAAGAGACTCCTTCTGACGCTGAAGTCATCAGCCATCAGCTGATGCTACGCGCAGGAATGGTTAGAAGGGAAGCATCAGGACTCTATTCTTGGCTACCTATGGGCTTACGTACGCTTCGCAAAGTTGAGCGTATTGTGAGAGAAGAGATGGATAATGCCGGTGCAATGGAAATACTTATGCCTGCGGTTCAACCAGCAGAGCTTTGGGAAGAATCGGGACGCTGGGAACAGTACGGCCCAGAGTTATTACGCTTAAACGACCGTCACGGCCGCTCTTTCTGTGTAGGCCCTACACATGAAGAAGTGATCACTGATATCGTGCGTAACGAGATCAGAAGCTATAAACAATTACCTGCTAATTTTTATCAGATTCAAACCAAATTTCGCGATGAAATTCGCCCTCGCTTTGGTGTAATGCGTTCTCGTGAGTTCATCATGAAAGATGCCTATTCTTTCCATTCTTCACGTGAGTCTTTGGAAGCAACCTACGAAGTGATGTATCAAGCCTATACCAATATCTTTACACGCTTGGGCCTTGATTTTCGTCCAGTGATTGCAGATAACGGCTCTATTGGCGGTAATGGCTCACATGAATTCCATGTACTAGCGTCCTCTGGTGAAGATGATATCGCTTTCTCTGATAGCAGTGATTACGCCGCTAACGTTGAAATGGCCGAAGCGCTTGCTCTCGGCGAAAGAGCAGCCCCAACAGCTGAAATGACACTCTTTGATACGCCTAATGCAAAAACTATCAATGAGCTAGTCGAGCAGTTTAACCTACCTATTGAAAAAACCGTTAAAACACTCGTTGTTGTCGCATCAGAAGAATGTGAAGCCGGTTTTGTAGCCTTATTGGTCCGTGGTGACCATGACTTGAATGAAATCAAGGCAGAAAAGCAGCCCGATGTAGCGGCACCGCTATGCTTTGCTACTGAAGAAGAAATTCTTAAAGTAATGGGTGCCGGTCCAGGATCACTCGGTCCATTGAACCTGACTATCCCATGCATTATTGATAGCAGCGTTGCCAACATGGCGAACTTTGCTGCTGGCGCCAACATTGAAGATAAACACTACGCTAATATCAACTGGGAACGTGATCTACCTACACCCACTATTGCAGACCTGCGCAATGTTCAAGAAGGTGACCCAAGCCCTTGCGGCCAAGGTACACTGCAGATTAAGCGCGGCATTGAAGTAGGGCATATTTTCCAATTAGGAACGAAGTACTCTGAAGCAATGAGTGCCACAGTCTTAAATGAAAATGGCAAAGCAACCGTATTGGAGATGGGCTGTTACGGCGTGGGAGTAACACGTGTAGTGGCTGCCGCAATCGAGCAAAACCATGATGACAATGGGATTATCTGGCCAGCAAGCCTTGCCCCATTCCAGATTGCTTTAGTTCCATTGAACTATGATAAGTCTGAAAAAGTTCGCAATGTTGCCGATGAAATATACACAGCGCTTCAAGCCACAGGCATTGAAGTATTACTAGACGATCGCAAAGAACGCCCTGGTGTGAAATTTGCCGATATGGAGCTAATGGGGCTACCTCACCGCTTGGTCATCTCTGAGCGCGGTATTGAAGCCGGTGCTTACGAATACAAAGGCCGTCGCGATAGTGAAAAACAAGATGTCTCAGCTGAAGGCATTGTTGAGTTCCTAATGCAAAAAATCACGGGCTAA
- a CDS encoding PEP-CTERM sorting domain-containing protein has translation MKNKILGTLSLLSILAVQPANAAFITDISSLTGAVNLIDFSEFTGSNQHHRVNGPINIGTPIGENIEVSTAQDPLDLWLTNTTWDLSNNQEWNSGRNGFLGISQPDNVNVFPVRIDFNSGNISSFGFFMNYFSRRDANNGVVSLSAFDSGSTLLEEFVINGSDSTSINTPSSNNDGAFRGIKRDNADIAYIELLGFHAVFDDLQFTRAGTSSVPEPGSILLLMLGLAGIRASARNSKKTH, from the coding sequence TTGAAAAATAAAATATTAGGTACTCTAAGCCTTTTATCTATTTTGGCAGTACAACCTGCTAATGCAGCCTTTATTACTGATATTTCAAGTTTAACAGGTGCCGTCAACCTGATAGATTTCAGTGAGTTTACCGGAAGCAACCAGCACCATAGAGTAAATGGCCCAATAAATATTGGTACACCGATCGGTGAAAACATTGAAGTTTCAACCGCGCAGGACCCTCTAGACCTCTGGTTAACAAATACAACTTGGGATCTTAGTAATAACCAAGAGTGGAACTCAGGTAGAAACGGATTTTTAGGCATATCTCAGCCTGATAACGTCAATGTTTTTCCTGTGAGAATAGATTTTAACTCAGGCAACATCTCTAGTTTTGGCTTTTTCATGAACTATTTCTCTAGAAGAGATGCCAACAATGGTGTTGTTAGTCTAAGCGCATTCGATTCTGGCTCAACATTATTGGAAGAGTTTGTAATTAACGGATCTGACAGCACCAGCATTAACACGCCTAGCAGCAATAATGACGGAGCATTCAGAGGGATCAAGCGAGACAATGCCGATATTGCTTATATTGAGCTACTCGGGTTCCACGCTGTCTTTGACGATCTGCAATTCACCCGTGCTGGAACTAGCTCTGTTCCAGAACCAGGCAGCATCTTATTGCTAATGCTTGGGCTTGCCGGTATTCGTGCATCAGCACGAAACAGCAAAAAAACGCACTAA
- a CDS encoding LysR family transcriptional regulator, protein MNLNDVSLFIRIVETGSFTSAAESLGIQKSTISRRIAQLEDELGVRLLQRTTRKLKLTGDGEELFARCQPLINELDTAKDHLSATQNNPRGRLRITMPSELGVFMMNEVVGTFMKRYPQIMLEVELSTRVIDLIEEGIDLAIRVGELADSSLIARRVASVSRGLYASPAYLAKHGTPKTPDDLQNHECYGILKAIEHWEFANWDEAVEVTGHLKANSISFIRELLLQDMGIARMPRVFCCNNVQQGNLVEVLSEYSPPPIEVNALYPSRRHLNPKVRLFIDHMMEMIGDHPWASEQMVTPISNHNHD, encoded by the coding sequence ATGAATCTTAACGATGTAAGCCTTTTTATTCGCATTGTTGAAACAGGAAGCTTTACCTCTGCTGCAGAAAGCCTAGGCATTCAAAAATCGACTATCAGCCGCCGTATCGCTCAACTTGAAGATGAGCTAGGCGTACGCCTATTACAAAGAACAACGCGTAAATTAAAACTCACGGGCGATGGCGAAGAGTTATTTGCTCGCTGTCAGCCTCTTATTAATGAACTAGATACCGCGAAAGACCATCTATCCGCCACCCAAAACAACCCTCGAGGACGCTTACGCATCACGATGCCATCAGAGCTGGGGGTTTTCATGATGAACGAGGTCGTTGGTACTTTCATGAAACGCTACCCTCAAATTATGCTTGAGGTAGAGCTGAGCACCCGGGTGATTGATCTGATCGAAGAAGGTATAGATTTAGCTATTCGTGTTGGCGAACTTGCAGATTCAAGTCTTATCGCTCGCCGTGTCGCTAGCGTTTCACGAGGCCTATACGCCTCGCCTGCCTACCTTGCCAAGCATGGCACACCCAAAACCCCTGATGACCTTCAAAACCATGAATGCTATGGAATATTAAAAGCCATCGAACACTGGGAGTTTGCCAATTGGGATGAAGCCGTCGAAGTGACGGGGCATTTAAAAGCAAATAGCATCAGCTTTATTCGCGAGCTGCTACTACAAGATATGGGCATTGCAAGGATGCCTCGAGTGTTCTGTTGTAACAACGTGCAACAAGGAAATCTTGTTGAAGTTCTAAGTGAGTACTCCCCCCCTCCCATCGAAGTTAACGCCCTCTACCCTAGCCGCAGGCACTTGAACCCTAAAGTCAGATTATTCATCGATCACATGATGGAGATGATTGGCGACCACCCTTGGGCTAGCGAGCAAATGGTCACCCCCATATCTAACCATAATCATGATTAA
- a CDS encoding acylphosphatase yields MAKICISAFVAGKVQGVWFRKSTMDEALSYGLTGWVRNLSDGRVQVMLCGESNAVRQVEAWLQIGPALANVAQVISESLPYDESFNGFVMRGDEREC; encoded by the coding sequence GTGGCAAAAATATGTATTAGTGCTTTTGTTGCTGGCAAGGTTCAAGGTGTTTGGTTTCGTAAGTCTACAATGGATGAGGCGTTATCGTACGGCTTAACGGGATGGGTTAGAAACCTTTCTGATGGGCGAGTTCAAGTCATGCTGTGTGGAGAAAGTAATGCGGTTCGCCAAGTTGAGGCGTGGTTGCAAATAGGGCCTGCACTTGCCAATGTTGCGCAAGTTATATCTGAGTCACTACCCTATGATGAGAGCTTCAATGGTTTTGTGATGCGGGGTGATGAAAGGGAATGTTAA
- a CDS encoding virulence factor BrkB family protein, with protein MSGLLDFPAVRFLRYLLRQFLGNGGVINASALTYTTLFAVVPLMTVSFAMLAAIPSFQGVGEQVQGWVFSNFVPTTGEEIQNYLKDFTNQAQKLTAVGVGFLVVTSIMMMRNIEVAFNRIWRVSDQRKGMSSFLLYWAILSLGPILIGLGILVSSYIASLPFISDATDLVGKSRLLTMLPIVMSAAAFTLLYAAVPNCKVPLKNAFIGAVVVAILFESAKRGFAFYATQFPSYELIYGAFAAIPLFLVWIFISWFIILMGCELTRALTVYQSRDRVREKSHLHTVVGVLHRLWEGQKVGQALSDGQLLQQVSGLDQSSWDEYVQMLMSQNLIRRTDQGEYLLSRGLSTITLNELCRLLPWPIPDPLLTGNDGTAWENNLDACLNDVKKMKERDLGITLERLFANTKTDVGNATNEALSVVKR; from the coding sequence ATGAGTGGGTTACTGGATTTTCCAGCAGTACGTTTTTTACGTTATTTACTACGTCAATTTCTCGGCAACGGTGGTGTTATTAATGCCTCGGCGCTGACATACACAACGTTATTTGCGGTTGTGCCTTTGATGACAGTGTCATTTGCTATGTTAGCCGCCATACCTTCTTTTCAGGGGGTGGGAGAGCAGGTTCAGGGGTGGGTATTTTCTAACTTTGTGCCAACCACGGGTGAGGAGATTCAAAATTACCTTAAAGACTTTACGAATCAAGCGCAAAAATTAACAGCGGTAGGTGTTGGGTTTCTTGTTGTGACGTCGATCATGATGATGCGTAATATTGAGGTGGCATTTAATCGTATTTGGCGGGTTTCAGATCAGCGTAAAGGTATGTCTAGTTTTTTGTTGTATTGGGCTATTTTAAGCCTCGGTCCGATTCTTATAGGCTTGGGGATATTGGTATCGTCATATATTGCATCGCTACCTTTCATATCTGATGCTACAGATCTTGTTGGAAAATCTAGATTACTTACGATGCTGCCGATTGTTATGTCTGCAGCCGCATTTACCTTACTTTATGCGGCAGTACCTAACTGCAAAGTTCCTCTTAAAAATGCTTTTATCGGGGCGGTTGTGGTGGCTATTTTGTTTGAAAGCGCTAAACGTGGCTTTGCTTTTTATGCGACACAATTCCCTTCATATGAATTGATATACGGAGCGTTTGCAGCGATCCCTCTTTTCCTCGTTTGGATTTTTATTTCCTGGTTTATTATTTTGATGGGGTGCGAGCTGACTCGTGCATTGACGGTATATCAATCCAGAGATCGCGTGCGAGAGAAGTCGCATCTGCATACGGTTGTTGGCGTATTACATCGCTTGTGGGAAGGGCAGAAAGTTGGACAAGCATTGAGTGATGGCCAGCTATTGCAGCAAGTGAGTGGTTTAGATCAATCCAGTTGGGATGAATATGTTCAGATGCTGATGTCACAAAACCTGATCCGGCGTACCGATCAAGGTGAGTATCTGCTATCACGTGGGTTGAGTACTATAACGCTAAATGAGTTGTGCCGCCTTTTGCCTTGGCCGATACCGGACCCTTTGTTGACAGGTAATGATGGCACTGCTTGGGAAAATAATTTAGATGCTTGTCTAAATGATGTTAAAAAAATGAAAGAACGTGATTTGGGTATTACGCTAGAACGGTTGTTTGCCAATACTAAAACTGACGTGGGTAATGCGACAAACGAGGCTTTGTCAGTTGTTAAGCGGTAG
- a CDS encoding LysR family transcriptional regulator: MDTNTLSAFIAVAESHSFSLAAQQLFITQSAVSKRIATLEEQLNQKLFDRIGRKVTLTEAGRELLPKAKTIVNAIKDAGRAMGNLSGVVKGPLSLAASHHISLHRLPPILRRFTKEYPEVQLSLRFDESEIAYNSVLHGDLELALITLAPKPDPAIHSKSIWVDQLKYVVAQDHPLASQKTVSLEELTHYSAILPGASTFTQQIVAEQFQKKSLNLNVAISTNYLDTIRMMVSIGLGWSLLPETMIDKSLTVLETGSEPIKRHLGYIHHRDRTLSNAASKLVDMLS, encoded by the coding sequence ATGGATACCAACACACTATCAGCTTTTATTGCTGTTGCTGAAAGCCATTCTTTTTCACTGGCTGCGCAACAGCTTTTCATCACACAATCCGCTGTTAGCAAACGCATAGCCACATTGGAAGAGCAACTGAATCAAAAGCTATTTGATAGAATTGGTCGAAAAGTCACGCTGACAGAAGCAGGCCGTGAGCTCCTCCCCAAAGCAAAGACTATCGTCAATGCAATTAAAGATGCGGGGCGTGCTATGGGAAATTTGTCCGGTGTTGTAAAGGGCCCTTTATCACTTGCAGCAAGCCATCATATTAGCTTACATAGACTACCTCCCATCTTGCGCCGGTTTACCAAAGAGTACCCAGAAGTACAGTTAAGCTTACGCTTTGATGAATCTGAAATTGCCTACAATAGTGTGCTACATGGAGATCTTGAGTTAGCATTAATTACACTAGCCCCTAAGCCTGATCCAGCGATCCATTCAAAATCGATATGGGTGGACCAACTAAAGTATGTTGTCGCACAAGATCACCCCCTTGCTAGTCAAAAAACGGTGAGTCTTGAAGAACTCACTCACTACTCGGCTATACTTCCTGGCGCATCAACATTTACACAGCAGATTGTGGCTGAGCAATTTCAAAAGAAATCTCTTAACCTAAATGTTGCAATATCAACCAATTACCTTGATACGATCCGTATGATGGTGAGTATAGGGCTAGGCTGGAGTCTGTTACCAGAAACGATGATTGATAAGTCACTCACGGTACTAGAAACAGGTTCAGAGCCGATTAAGCGTCACCTAGGCTATATACATCATCGAGATAGAACACTCTCGAATGCAGCCAGCAAGCTAGTTGATATGCTATCTTAA